One Roseimaritima multifibrata DNA window includes the following coding sequences:
- a CDS encoding orotidine 5'-phosphate decarboxylase / HUMPS family protein, with protein MKPIVQISLDLTNIDEALQTAELAIRAGVDWLEAGTPLILAEGLHGVRELRRAFPGVPLVADLKTMDGGYLEAEMMAKAGATHVVVMARAHAETIKCVVKAGADFGCQVMGDNMVCPDMVAGAKWLEDLGCDFIIHHIGYDERRGIAAAGQPMPSPLDQLRAVVDAVKVPVQAVGGLSIEQAIACPQHGAPLVVLGAPLTIDADAFRTADGDLESSLRMICEAVHAQSVQ; from the coding sequence ATGAAACCGATTGTCCAGATTTCGCTTGATCTAACCAATATCGACGAAGCCTTGCAAACCGCGGAATTGGCAATTCGGGCTGGCGTGGATTGGTTAGAAGCGGGGACTCCACTGATCCTTGCAGAAGGTTTGCACGGAGTCCGTGAACTGCGACGAGCCTTCCCCGGGGTCCCTTTGGTCGCCGATCTTAAGACCATGGACGGTGGCTATTTAGAAGCCGAAATGATGGCCAAAGCAGGAGCCACTCACGTCGTCGTGATGGCTCGAGCTCACGCGGAAACGATCAAGTGTGTCGTAAAAGCGGGCGCCGATTTCGGTTGCCAAGTGATGGGCGACAATATGGTCTGTCCCGATATGGTGGCCGGAGCCAAGTGGCTGGAAGATCTGGGCTGTGATTTTATTATCCACCACATCGGCTACGATGAACGCCGTGGGATCGCAGCCGCTGGACAACCGATGCCAAGCCCGCTGGATCAGTTGCGGGCGGTTGTCGATGCCGTGAAGGTTCCAGTGCAAGCGGTTGGTGGGCTAAGCATCGAACAAGCGATTGCCTGCCCGCAGCACGGAGCGCCGCTAGTCGTTCTTGGGGCCCCGCTGACCATCGACGCAGATGCCTTCCGCACGGCCGACGGAGACCTGGAATCTTCGCTAAGGATGATCTGCGAAGCCGTCCACGCCCAGTCGGTGCAGTAA
- the hisG gene encoding ATP phosphoribosyltransferase yields the protein MNSPSPDSNSPALPQSNLRIGIPSKGRLSELAGDLLKQAGLRFRRQNRGLFARVSGLPIDLTFLRTDDIPTLCAEGAIDMGITGSDLVDESDVDVTVRMPLGVGRCRLAVCVPEDSSYQTAADLNGKRIASSFPTVTRNYLKKFDASAHLVSLSGSVEVMIQLGVADAIVDLVETGSTLAANRLRILDEIGHYETVLIQNANCRDKETADRVVRRLEGVTIARDYSLLEYNVPREKLAAAEKITPGFNSPTIGTLEDTQWCSVRSMVRRDDVISCMEKLELLGATAILEITMANCRL from the coding sequence ATGAACAGCCCATCGCCCGATTCGAATTCCCCTGCCCTCCCCCAAAGCAATCTGCGCATCGGGATTCCCAGCAAAGGTCGCTTGAGCGAGCTGGCTGGGGATCTGCTGAAGCAGGCAGGACTACGGTTCCGCCGCCAAAATCGAGGGCTGTTCGCTCGCGTGAGTGGGCTGCCGATCGATCTGACTTTTCTGCGAACCGATGATATCCCGACGCTCTGTGCCGAAGGAGCTATCGATATGGGGATCACCGGCAGCGACCTGGTCGATGAGTCCGACGTTGATGTGACGGTGCGAATGCCGCTGGGCGTCGGACGTTGTCGGTTAGCCGTCTGCGTGCCGGAAGATTCCTCGTATCAAACCGCAGCTGATTTAAATGGCAAACGGATCGCATCCAGTTTTCCAACCGTGACCCGCAACTATTTGAAGAAATTCGATGCCAGTGCACATCTGGTTTCCCTTTCGGGAAGTGTCGAGGTGATGATTCAGTTGGGGGTGGCCGATGCGATTGTCGATCTGGTCGAAACCGGTAGCACTCTGGCGGCCAATCGACTGCGGATTCTGGATGAAATCGGACACTACGAAACGGTCCTCATTCAAAATGCAAATTGCCGCGACAAGGAAACGGCCGACAGGGTCGTTCGGCGTTTAGAAGGGGTTACGATCGCTCGTGATTACTCGCTGCTGGAATACAATGTTCCTCGCGAAAAATTGGCGGCGGCTGAAAAAATCACCCCCGGGTTTAACTCGCCAACGATCGGGACTCTGGAAGACACCCAGTGGTGCTCGGTTCGCTCGATGGTCCGCCGCGATGACGTGATCTCCTGTATGGAAAAACTGGAGCTGTTAGGGGCTACCGCCATCCTTGAAATCACGATGGCGAACTGTCGCTTGTAG
- a CDS encoding phosphoribosyl-ATP diphosphatase yields MSTPDDLPALRRLMQTLQQRAADRPPKSYTTKLLDGGAEKIGGKIREEAEELIEAADEEGDEGRAHFVYEAADLIYHTMVLLTWRGVDIGEVADELERREGTSGLVEKAQRKTKE; encoded by the coding sequence ATGTCCACTCCAGATGATCTTCCCGCCCTCCGCCGCTTGATGCAGACGCTTCAGCAGCGAGCTGCCGACCGGCCACCGAAATCCTACACCACCAAATTGCTGGATGGTGGGGCTGAAAAAATCGGCGGCAAAATTCGTGAAGAAGCCGAGGAATTGATCGAGGCGGCTGACGAAGAGGGGGACGAAGGACGTGCCCATTTTGTCTACGAAGCGGCCGATTTGATCTATCACACCATGGTCCTGTTGACCTGGCGCGGCGTCGATATTGGCGAAGTCGCGGATGAACTTGAACGACGTGAAGGCACTTCCGGGCTGGTTGAAAAAGCCCAACGAAAGACGAAAGAATAA
- the proC gene encoding pyrroline-5-carboxylate reductase, which produces MKTIAGKLTLVGGGRMGRALVEGMIRAGVIESTRVTVINRTAESCQVWTESKLGVCVEQADPATLKAAVESAETVIVAVKPGTFPSVAESAAGAWAGRLVISVAAGVKLATLQKIFDSKSVVRVMPNTPSLVGFGASAFSCGPKVSEAQAKTVEQILAAVGVVAQVEESALDAVTGLSGSGPAYIFMIIEALADGGVAAGLPRALAQQFAAQTVLGAAQMVTQTGDHPALLKDAVASPGGTTIAGLAALEQNGLRSAMIEAVRTAAARSREMGNS; this is translated from the coding sequence ATGAAAACGATCGCCGGTAAATTGACTTTGGTCGGGGGCGGCCGCATGGGCCGAGCCTTGGTGGAAGGGATGATACGTGCGGGGGTTATCGAATCAACACGGGTCACTGTCATCAACCGGACGGCAGAATCGTGTCAGGTTTGGACCGAAAGCAAGTTGGGCGTTTGCGTCGAACAGGCCGATCCCGCGACCTTGAAGGCAGCGGTTGAGTCGGCCGAGACGGTGATCGTGGCGGTTAAACCGGGGACTTTTCCCAGCGTGGCCGAATCGGCTGCAGGGGCATGGGCCGGGCGATTGGTGATTTCCGTCGCTGCCGGAGTCAAATTGGCGACCCTGCAAAAGATTTTCGATAGTAAATCGGTCGTCCGGGTGATGCCCAATACCCCTAGTCTGGTCGGGTTCGGGGCTTCGGCTTTCTCTTGTGGCCCCAAGGTCAGCGAGGCCCAGGCGAAGACGGTCGAGCAGATTTTGGCGGCCGTGGGAGTCGTCGCTCAAGTCGAAGAATCGGCTCTGGATGCGGTCACCGGACTTAGCGGATCAGGACCGGCATACATATTTATGATCATTGAAGCGTTGGCCGATGGCGGCGTCGCTGCCGGCCTGCCAAGAGCTCTAGCCCAGCAATTTGCCGCTCAGACGGTCCTCGGAGCGGCTCAGATGGTCACCCAAACCGGCGACCATCCGGCTCTTCTGAAGGATGCCGTTGCCAGCCCCGGCGGCACGACCATTGCCGGTTTGGCAGCATTGGAACAAAATGGGCTCCGTTCGGCCATGATCGAGGCGGTTCGGACGGCGGCTGCCCGCAGCCGCGAAATGGGTAATTCGTAA
- the argB gene encoding acetylglutamate kinase — MQEAIQKANTLIEAMGWIRRFRGKTTVIKLGGSLLENEIALQHILVDVIFMETVGMRPVIVHGGGKAITAALEKQGIQPQFVQGRRVTDAATRDVVRTVLAGELNEYVTQQIEYLGGRGMNLSVHTTNVLHGKRLMLDDEAGDLGFVGEVTRVDRQVIDGLSYTNQVPVIPSMCVDENDGEHLNVNADTAAMAVAQALGAEKLIFLSDVNGVRREKDNPDSIINSLTAEEARQLIKDGAIEGGMIPKVEACLATLQRGVGKVHIIDGSLRHSLLLEIYTTSGVGTQLVP; from the coding sequence GTGCAAGAAGCCATTCAAAAAGCGAATACGTTGATCGAAGCGATGGGCTGGATCCGTCGCTTTCGAGGCAAAACGACCGTCATCAAGCTGGGCGGAAGCTTGCTTGAAAACGAGATCGCGTTGCAACACATCCTAGTCGACGTCATCTTCATGGAAACCGTTGGGATGCGTCCGGTGATCGTCCATGGCGGTGGCAAAGCGATTACGGCGGCGCTGGAAAAACAGGGAATTCAGCCGCAATTTGTGCAAGGCCGCCGAGTCACCGACGCTGCGACGCGGGACGTCGTCCGGACCGTTCTAGCAGGCGAATTGAACGAATACGTTACCCAGCAAATCGAATATTTGGGCGGACGCGGTATGAACCTTTCGGTCCATACGACAAACGTCCTGCATGGCAAACGCCTAATGCTGGACGATGAAGCAGGCGATTTAGGGTTCGTGGGTGAAGTGACTCGAGTCGATCGCCAAGTCATCGATGGGCTCTCCTATACCAACCAAGTCCCTGTCATTCCATCGATGTGTGTCGACGAAAACGACGGCGAACATCTGAATGTCAACGCGGATACCGCAGCGATGGCGGTCGCTCAGGCACTGGGAGCCGAAAAATTAATTTTCCTTAGCGACGTCAACGGCGTCCGGCGTGAAAAAGATAATCCCGATTCGATTATCAACTCATTGACCGCTGAGGAAGCTAGGCAACTGATCAAGGATGGTGCGATCGAAGGGGGCATGATCCCCAAAGTCGAAGCGTGCCTAGCCACACTCCAACGCGGGGTAGGCAAAGTGCATATCATTGATGGCAGCCTCAGACATTCGCTCTTGCTGGAAATTTATACGACCAGCGGAGTTGGCACCCAGTTGGTTCCTTAA
- a CDS encoding aminotransferase class III-fold pyridoxal phosphate-dependent enzyme, protein MVASESDRSSRELAQAYESELLARTGGNHVVFTPCREMAIEWAIAAVRLRSAGQKFKIITFVGNELGQTLACHSASGFPESQADLGPLVAGFVHCPWGDASAVREAIDDQTAAILIQPIQTANGLQMASTEFLQELREIADTNGLWLLSDESSFPWGVSGALDSQSSFGFEPHARILAEGLAGEFPLGVVIWQDQLPDALQTHPLLQTLPVAATIATAGQTVLKDLNEESLQSVQAVAAMCERALISLVDDFEFVKEIRQRGILFAVEMDIPVEPLVAELSQHGEAFRTAGSHTLRIQPPFQMTSEDLENLVADLHQVLQSVERAADPTEEPVAGP, encoded by the coding sequence ATGGTTGCTTCAGAATCTGACCGATCTTCGCGGGAACTGGCACAGGCCTACGAGAGTGAACTGCTGGCCAGAACCGGCGGGAACCATGTGGTGTTCACCCCCTGCCGGGAAATGGCCATCGAATGGGCGATTGCTGCAGTCCGCCTCCGCTCGGCCGGCCAAAAATTCAAAATCATTACCTTCGTAGGGAATGAACTGGGGCAGACGCTTGCCTGTCATTCCGCGTCGGGATTTCCTGAATCCCAAGCCGACCTGGGGCCGCTGGTAGCCGGGTTCGTTCATTGCCCATGGGGCGACGCGTCTGCAGTCCGCGAAGCAATTGACGATCAGACCGCGGCGATCTTGATCCAGCCGATCCAAACGGCCAATGGCTTGCAGATGGCATCGACAGAATTCCTCCAAGAACTGCGCGAGATCGCCGACACAAACGGATTGTGGCTATTGAGCGATGAGAGCTCATTTCCATGGGGCGTCAGCGGAGCTCTCGATAGCCAGTCCTCATTTGGATTTGAACCACATGCAAGGATTCTGGCAGAAGGGCTTGCTGGCGAATTCCCTCTAGGAGTTGTGATCTGGCAGGACCAACTGCCGGATGCTTTGCAAACGCATCCCCTGCTGCAAACCCTGCCGGTCGCCGCGACCATCGCGACCGCAGGACAAACCGTTCTGAAAGATTTGAATGAGGAATCTTTACAGTCCGTTCAAGCGGTCGCAGCAATGTGCGAGCGAGCTTTGATTTCGCTGGTCGACGACTTTGAATTCGTCAAAGAAATTCGCCAACGAGGGATCCTGTTCGCCGTCGAAATGGACATTCCTGTCGAACCGCTTGTCGCCGAACTGAGCCAGCACGGCGAAGCGTTTCGAACCGCCGGTTCGCACACGCTCCGCATCCAACCTCCCTTTCAGATGACTTCCGAAGACCTGGAAAACTTGGTCGCGGATCTTCATCAAGTCCTACAGTCTGTCGAAAGAGCGGCTGATCCGACAGAGGAACCGGTCGCGGGACCTTAA
- the argF gene encoding ornithine carbamoyltransferase — protein sequence MRHLLTLFDLTPAEVRSILATAVHLKSLLAQGERPPILAGQTLGLLFEKPSLRTRVSFEAGINQLGGGSLFLGEDVGWGKRESPADFTRVLGQFLDGVVCRAKSHSRVEELARYDAMPVINGLTDLSHPCQALADILTVGEVFSQLPDNQFDLASLAGREVLFVGDGNNVARSLALICAILDMPFTLACPNGYAIDDIWIERISKAYPKAKLNRVERPEDAIGSADVIYTDVWTSMGQEAEAAERRQIFAPYRIDEKLLAAAPKTACVLHCLPAIRGEEITQEVIDGDQSQIIRQAGNRMHAQKGLLVWLMAPEWVEANIS from the coding sequence ATGCGACACTTGCTGACCCTATTTGACTTGACACCCGCCGAAGTTCGTTCGATCCTGGCGACCGCAGTCCATCTGAAAAGCTTACTTGCCCAAGGAGAACGTCCTCCGATCCTTGCCGGGCAGACACTAGGCTTATTGTTTGAAAAACCAAGCCTCCGCACCCGCGTCAGTTTTGAAGCGGGAATCAACCAACTGGGTGGCGGAAGTTTGTTCCTTGGTGAAGACGTCGGCTGGGGCAAACGGGAATCACCTGCCGATTTCACTCGCGTCCTCGGCCAGTTCCTCGATGGAGTTGTATGCCGAGCGAAATCTCACTCACGTGTCGAAGAGCTTGCTCGGTATGACGCGATGCCGGTCATCAATGGCCTGACCGACCTCAGCCACCCCTGCCAAGCGTTGGCCGATATTTTGACGGTGGGAGAAGTCTTCAGCCAGTTGCCTGACAACCAATTTGATCTCGCCAGTCTGGCGGGTCGCGAAGTCCTGTTTGTCGGGGATGGCAATAATGTCGCCCGTTCACTCGCCTTGATCTGTGCGATCCTGGACATGCCCTTCACGCTCGCCTGTCCCAATGGATACGCCATCGACGACATCTGGATCGAACGGATCTCCAAAGCCTACCCCAAGGCAAAACTAAACCGGGTAGAACGTCCGGAAGATGCGATCGGCAGTGCCGATGTAATCTATACCGACGTCTGGACAAGCATGGGGCAGGAAGCCGAAGCGGCCGAACGCCGACAGATATTTGCACCTTATCGAATCGACGAAAAATTGCTGGCAGCGGCTCCCAAGACAGCCTGTGTGCTGCACTGTTTACCGGCCATTCGCGGTGAAGAAATCACGCAAGAAGTGATCGATGGCGATCAGAGCCAGATCATTCGTCAAGCCGGCAATCGCATGCATGCGCAAAAAGGCTTGCTCGTTTGGTTGATGGCCCCTGAATGGGTCGAAGCAAACATTAGCTAG
- a CDS encoding diguanylate cyclase encodes MPEITKEQLEFTASETTVIPDLLADLGSLAAADSLTGEASSAPEMEFENQLAMVRLGIATALYYALRTKHPPTAAHSLRVAVGCSAWAEWMGVAPEVRDRIEVAALLHDIGKIGIPDSVLRKPGKLSVREQLAMDLYPRLGCEILEGCTDDAEILGIVRYGHTWYDSRRSDDGPQRDALPLGARMLSIVGAFDSMTTDHVYRPAISRERALTELLEGSGTQFDGELVHDYCRMLESHPAKLQGQVMTRWLRQLKDKRDARPWSTAGRASSVSLAGDEAESQYQLFHRQLFDHMHDGVVFIDKEGNVVEWNRALERMSGVGAEAAINHLWTPDLVGLCDSQNQLVTETQCPLLQSLKSGMYSSRQMLMRVADGTEIPVHVHVSAVTSGVSETYGAMAVFHDASRQANLEERLVDLHEQATKDSLTRVDNRGQFDRALIELTDLATNSGATFSLIICDIDHFKRINDVHGHQAGDEALVCFAEVLKACTMEGDLVCRYGGEEFVVLSPGSDNPAATQRAEQIRAAIENTPIDSLNRKNMTASFGVTEYQAGDSPETLLARADRALLKAKDGGRNQVVQLGAGRSSDPETASGKTGRLSSWLSWFEGGDVGNTEVRMITPVPADLAIEKLRGFIADHQATIQDVNESKVSIRMSVMFSFGGRRRVDQRIDFDLTVQLSEEHTKRSASGGLQTSTVIDAQLRPVRGRDRRMRELTACTDRVIASLRSYLMATLVRP; translated from the coding sequence ATGCCTGAAATTACAAAAGAACAACTCGAGTTCACGGCTTCGGAAACGACGGTTATCCCCGATTTGCTAGCAGATTTAGGCTCCTTGGCGGCTGCGGATTCGCTGACCGGTGAAGCCTCTTCGGCTCCTGAGATGGAATTTGAAAACCAGTTGGCGATGGTGCGACTGGGGATTGCTACGGCTCTCTATTACGCTTTGCGGACCAAACATCCACCGACCGCAGCCCACAGCTTGCGCGTCGCAGTCGGCTGTTCAGCTTGGGCTGAATGGATGGGGGTGGCGCCCGAAGTACGCGACCGAATCGAGGTCGCTGCACTCTTGCACGATATTGGCAAGATCGGGATTCCCGACAGCGTGCTTCGCAAGCCAGGTAAGTTGTCCGTTCGCGAACAGTTGGCGATGGACCTCTATCCTCGGCTGGGATGTGAAATTCTGGAAGGCTGCACCGACGATGCCGAAATCCTCGGGATCGTTCGATACGGGCATACTTGGTACGACAGTCGGCGCAGCGATGATGGGCCGCAGCGCGATGCGTTACCGTTGGGAGCTCGGATGCTGTCGATCGTGGGGGCCTTTGATTCGATGACGACCGACCATGTTTATCGGCCTGCGATCAGTCGCGAACGAGCCCTCACAGAACTGCTTGAAGGTTCGGGGACTCAGTTTGATGGTGAATTGGTTCATGATTATTGCCGCATGTTAGAAAGCCACCCTGCCAAGTTGCAGGGACAAGTGATGACTCGTTGGCTGCGACAGTTAAAAGACAAACGCGATGCCCGCCCATGGTCGACCGCAGGAAGAGCATCCTCGGTTTCATTGGCCGGGGATGAGGCTGAATCACAGTACCAACTGTTCCATCGCCAGCTTTTCGATCATATGCACGATGGCGTCGTCTTTATCGATAAAGAGGGAAATGTCGTCGAATGGAATCGGGCGCTCGAGCGGATGTCGGGTGTGGGTGCCGAGGCGGCCATCAATCATCTTTGGACCCCCGATCTTGTGGGGCTGTGTGACAGTCAGAATCAACTGGTTACGGAAACGCAATGCCCGCTTTTGCAAAGCTTAAAAAGTGGGATGTACAGCAGTCGGCAGATGCTGATGCGAGTTGCAGATGGAACCGAGATTCCAGTGCATGTTCATGTGTCGGCGGTGACGTCCGGAGTCTCCGAAACGTACGGGGCGATGGCCGTTTTTCATGACGCTTCACGTCAAGCAAATTTGGAAGAGCGACTGGTCGACTTACACGAACAGGCGACGAAGGATTCACTAACTCGAGTTGACAATCGCGGGCAGTTCGACCGTGCATTGATCGAATTAACCGACCTTGCAACCAATTCGGGAGCGACGTTCAGTCTGATTATTTGTGACATCGACCACTTTAAGCGGATCAATGATGTGCATGGGCATCAGGCTGGTGATGAAGCATTGGTCTGTTTTGCGGAAGTCTTAAAAGCCTGCACGATGGAGGGAGACTTGGTTTGTCGCTACGGCGGAGAAGAGTTTGTCGTCCTCAGCCCAGGCAGCGATAACCCTGCAGCGACCCAACGAGCTGAACAGATTCGAGCGGCGATCGAAAACACCCCGATTGATTCTTTGAACCGCAAAAACATGACCGCTAGTTTTGGAGTCACCGAATACCAAGCCGGCGATTCGCCAGAAACCTTATTGGCGCGAGCCGACCGAGCTTTGTTGAAGGCCAAGGACGGTGGACGTAACCAAGTTGTTCAGCTTGGTGCTGGACGAAGCAGTGACCCGGAAACGGCTAGCGGAAAAACTGGTCGCTTGAGCAGTTGGTTGTCGTGGTTCGAAGGAGGGGACGTTGGCAATACCGAAGTCCGCATGATTACCCCTGTTCCTGCCGACCTGGCGATCGAAAAGTTACGCGGGTTTATCGCGGATCATCAAGCAACGATCCAAGATGTTAACGAAAGCAAAGTCAGCATTCGCATGAGCGTGATGTTTTCCTTCGGCGGTCGACGCCGCGTCGATCAACGAATCGATTTCGACTTGACCGTTCAATTGTCGGAGGAACACACCAAACGTTCGGCTTCGGGCGGTCTGCAGACATCCACGGTGATCGATGCTCAGTTGCGACCGGTTCGAGGTCGTGACCGACGCATGCGAGAATTAACCGCCTGCACCGATCGGGTCATCGCAAGCCTGCGAAGTTACCTGATGGCGACATTGGTTCGGCCATAG
- a CDS encoding MFS transporter yields the protein MLRGGFLSLLVTQFFGAANDNILKGVLTYMVITQGVWEGQLGTGGQAIVGVCFTLPFILLSGYAGQIADRFSKRRVSIAVKICEIPIAMTAMAGFWLGNLWVTMAALVALTCQSAFFGPAKYGMIPELVDESDLSRANGTINMMTNIAVIVGTLTAGYVADLYNPIVDGGSTVGMRWLPGVVLVAVAIAGWISVLFLDRLEPGDPNLKYDYNPFTTYVFAIKEMAKTRMLMVMMAWGYFYLMAGLAFFILPEYTTVLNIDRASASILMGVLGISVGVGCAFAGFISGDRIEPRLIPLGAIGLVVFFALLGMVTPRLYGVGPEVVGVGGMPRSSIMQVGLSNVSLFIMGAGFFAGFYIVPLQALLQSLSPDDERGRFLGTANAVSFAFMTFAAVVYFVVRGMFGDSPQRIFLLCSVLMALGTVFFLWRLRGSGVMAARE from the coding sequence ATGCTTCGTGGTGGTTTCCTCAGCCTGCTGGTCACCCAGTTCTTTGGTGCCGCAAACGATAACATCCTGAAAGGAGTGCTGACCTATATGGTGATCACTCAGGGAGTTTGGGAAGGACAACTGGGGACCGGAGGTCAAGCGATTGTGGGCGTCTGCTTTACGCTTCCTTTCATTCTGTTGTCAGGGTATGCCGGCCAGATTGCGGATCGCTTTTCCAAACGAAGAGTCAGCATCGCCGTCAAAATTTGTGAAATCCCGATTGCGATGACCGCGATGGCTGGATTTTGGCTTGGGAACCTGTGGGTCACGATGGCCGCTTTGGTGGCGTTGACATGTCAAAGTGCCTTCTTCGGGCCGGCAAAGTACGGGATGATCCCCGAATTGGTCGACGAAAGCGACTTAAGCCGCGCGAATGGAACGATCAATATGATGACCAATATTGCGGTGATCGTGGGGACACTGACGGCAGGTTATGTCGCCGACCTTTATAACCCCATCGTTGACGGCGGATCGACGGTGGGGATGAGATGGTTGCCGGGAGTCGTACTGGTTGCGGTTGCCATTGCCGGTTGGATATCGGTTCTCTTTCTGGATCGGCTGGAGCCAGGCGATCCGAATCTGAAATACGATTACAACCCGTTTACGACCTATGTTTTTGCCATTAAAGAGATGGCGAAGACTCGAATGTTGATGGTCATGATGGCTTGGGGATACTTCTATCTGATGGCCGGGTTAGCCTTTTTTATTCTCCCCGAATATACGACCGTGCTGAATATCGATCGAGCGAGTGCCAGTATTCTGATGGGCGTGTTGGGGATTTCGGTCGGAGTCGGTTGTGCGTTTGCCGGTTTCATCTCAGGGGATCGCATTGAACCGCGTCTGATTCCGCTGGGAGCGATCGGGTTGGTCGTTTTCTTTGCACTGTTAGGCATGGTCACGCCCCGTTTATATGGTGTTGGACCAGAGGTCGTAGGCGTCGGCGGAATGCCAAGGTCATCGATCATGCAGGTCGGTTTAAGCAATGTTTCCCTCTTCATTATGGGAGCCGGCTTTTTTGCCGGGTTCTATATCGTTCCCTTGCAAGCGTTACTGCAGAGTCTTTCTCCGGATGATGAGCGAGGCCGTTTTTTAGGAACCGCAAATGCGGTCTCCTTCGCCTTCATGACCTTTGCAGCGGTGGTCTACTTTGTTGTCCGAGGGATGTTCGGCGATTCGCCACAACGCATCTTTCTGCTTTGTTCGGTCCTGATGGCTCTCGGAACGGTCTTCTTCTTGTGGCGGCTACGAGGTAGCGGAGTCATGGCCGCACGCGAATAG
- the dapB gene encoding 4-hydroxy-tetrahydrodipicolinate reductase, protein MLRIAVHGAAGRMGRRVVALAAGDPDFRVVAAIEHADHSDLGKDAGFLAGLSELDVPVASAWPDDIDVIVDFSLPEAVDGVIDSAVKANAALVMATTGLTSEQHDRLKQASEKIAIVWAPSMSLAVNLTMRMAQQVTAALKDVSGGVDVEIIERHHRFKEDAPSGTALKFGELIAAEFEREPGASAIKHVHGREGKTGMRTGNEIGYHAVRTGDNPGEHTIVFGMMGETIELKVAASNRDSYAAGALAAAKWLQDQPAGMYSMFDVLGMK, encoded by the coding sequence ATGTTGCGAATTGCCGTTCACGGTGCTGCAGGGCGAATGGGGCGTCGAGTCGTTGCGTTGGCTGCGGGGGATCCCGATTTCCGCGTGGTCGCTGCGATTGAACATGCCGACCATTCGGATCTTGGCAAAGATGCAGGGTTTTTAGCGGGGCTGTCGGAATTAGACGTGCCGGTCGCTTCGGCGTGGCCGGACGATATTGACGTGATCGTCGATTTTTCGCTTCCCGAAGCGGTGGACGGAGTCATTGATTCGGCTGTGAAAGCTAACGCTGCCTTGGTTATGGCGACCACCGGTTTGACGTCGGAGCAGCACGATCGGCTGAAACAGGCCTCCGAAAAAATCGCCATCGTGTGGGCGCCTAGCATGTCCCTTGCGGTGAATCTGACGATGCGGATGGCACAGCAGGTTACCGCCGCTTTAAAAGATGTTTCCGGAGGCGTGGATGTGGAAATCATCGAACGCCATCATCGCTTCAAAGAAGATGCACCCAGCGGGACAGCGCTCAAGTTCGGAGAGTTGATCGCAGCAGAATTCGAACGCGAACCGGGGGCTTCGGCGATCAAACATGTTCATGGTCGCGAAGGCAAAACCGGCATGCGAACGGGAAATGAAATCGGGTACCATGCGGTTCGAACCGGTGATAACCCCGGGGAGCATACAATCGTTTTTGGAATGATGGGAGAAACGATCGAACTAAAAGTGGCTGCCTCCAATCGTGACTCCTACGCTGCAGGCGCGTTAGCCGCTGCCAAGTGGTTGCAGGATCAGCCCGCCGGAATGTATTCGATGTTTGATGTCCTGGGGATGAAATAG